The segment GCCGGAGGACCTGACCATCCAGCGCTCCGCCTTCGAGGACGACCGGCCGACGCTGTTCTGCATCACCAAGTACCTTCCCGACATGGGAGCGGCCAGGAAGAAGGTGACGGTGACCTTTGACGAAGCCTGGGAGAAGTCGCTGGACATCCCCGGCTTCTCGGCCGACCAGCTGGAGGGCGACACGTGCTTCTACGAGGAGATCGCCCCCGCGGGGAACGCGGCGTAGCAGCGATGCACCCGGCACACTCCGCGAACGCGGAGGTGCCGGGCACCCCGCCGGGCGGAGCTTCCCGAACCAACGTGCGCCGCGGCAACGGCTCCATCCTCCCGAGCTGGCTGGCGCACGCGCTCACGAACCTGCCACGTACTCGGCTCTGGCGTGGCGACGAGAAAGAAGAACGGACCGCGCTTTACACAGAGACACGGAGGGGACAGTAAAGGACTAACGAGAGGTTCCCTGTGCCTTCCCGCTCGCACTAACGCACCAACACAGTGCCGTTCGCCATCCTGCAGGCGGCCGCAACAGGAGGTCCCATGCCACCCCCCTTCCGCTCCCTGGGATCGGCCGGATTCGCCGATCTCCTGGGCCGCTTCGTGTTCACGCGGCGCATCGACACGGTGCACCTTCACCACACCTGGCGGCCGAACCACGCCGAGTACCGGGGGCACGACACCATCGTGGGGATGTGGCGCTACCACACCCGCGAGAACGGGTGGAGCGACATCGCGCAGCACCTCTCGATCGCGCCCGACGGCACGCTGTGGCTGGGGCGCGACTGGAACGCGGCCCCCGCCAGCGCCGCCGGGCACAACGGGAGCGCCAGGGCCGGGCCCTTCATGATCGAGATGATCGGCAACTTCGACGTCGGGCGCGACCGGCTGCAGGGCGCTCAGCGCGCGGCGATGATGGACGTGATCGCGCGGGTGCAGCGGCGCTTCGGGCTCCCCGCGGAGGCGCTCCGCTTCCACAGCCAGATGTCCGGCAAGACGTGCCCCGGAAGCTCGCTCAGCCGCGCGCAGGTGGTGGCCGAGGTCGCCACGCGTCACGTGGCGCTGGGCCCCGCCGCGCCCCCCGACGCAGACGACGCACACGGCCGCCGGCCTCCCCCGCTCGCTCGCGGCGGCGCTGGAAGGCGGGACGGCCGATGGTGAAGTAGACGCCACACCGCGCGGCCCGGTGCCGCGCTAAAGGGATAGAGGGATCATGACACGCGTTCTTCAGACGATGCTCGCGCAGGAAAACCTCCCCTTTTTCACCAACGACTGGGAGGGCGTTCTCAAGGTGCTCGGGGTGGTGCTCAGCATCGCGGGCCCGGTGATCCTCTCGGTGTGGAAGATCATGCAGGGGCCGCTCCAGGGGCAGATCGACGGCCTGGGGCGCCGCCTGAACGAAACGCAGACCTCCTGCACTCAGAACGCCGTGGCGCTGGAGGACACGCGCCGCCGCGCCGAGCGTGCCGAGTTCGAGGCCTCCGCCGCCGGCAAGGCGGTGGCCCGCCTGGAGACGGTGGTGGCCGCGCTGGGCGAGCAGTCGCAGGTGAACAAGGCGGAGATCGTGGAGCAGTTTCAGCATCGCGCGCAGGACATGCTGGAGGCCGTGCACGAGATCGAGAACTCGCTGGTGCGCGTGGAAACGGTGCTGGAGCTGGAGGCGCGCCGCCGCCGCAAGGAGACGTGAGCGCCACCGCACGGCGGAGCGAGGCTCTCAGAGCCGGCCGGCCTCCACGCTCTCGCGCAGCTCGTACCACCATCCGGGGAGGATACCGCGCGCGGTCAGCATCCGCCGCAGCCCCTCCAGCGCGTCCAGCTTGCGGAGCCGCTCCTCCCCCGCCGGCGCGATGCCGTCCAGGAAGCGCGCCACGGCATCCGCCGAGGCGAACACGTCCTCCGCGGCGGAGGGCTCTGGCTCCACGCTCTCAGGCTCGCCCGGCACCGGCGACTCGCCGCGCCCCGTGCGGATCCAATCCGACGAGGCGCCGCACAGCTCGGCGATGCGCTCCATGGTGTAGGCGTGCGGCACCGCGCCCCCGGTCTCCCAGCGCGCGATGGAGCCGGAGTGCACCCCCAGCCTCTCCGCGAGCTGGAGGCGGTCCCATCCCTGGCGCTCGCGCAGCACCCGCAGCCGGTAGCCGACCGCGATGCGTTCTTTTTCGCTCATTCTGGGCTGCACATCCGGGCGGAACGGCCCCGGATTCGTGATAAACGTTGAGGTATGCTGGTGAATCGTGTGGAAAGTGAGAACGACGAATCGGCAGCGCAAGGGCAGAGCGCATCCGCGCATCCGCCCCGCGTCCCCGGAAACAGGAGGCAGTGCATGAACCGCGAGGGTTTCCCCAACGCTGGGCCGCGCAGGCCGGCACCGCGCCCCGCCGCGCCCGTTCCCCCGCCCACCCCGGACGGCGCCGACCGCCGGCTGCTGCGCGTGGCGGCGAGCTGCCCGCGCTGCGCCAGCCGCCCGGCGCTGCGCGTGACCCCCGCCGTGGTACACGCCCTGGAGGGCACCGACCCGGCCATCCGCGTGGGCACCTACCAGTGCCAGCGCCGCGGCTGCGGCGCGCTGTACGACCTGAGCGCGGAGGCGTTCCAGAAGGCGTCGTAGCATCGCGGCGGGCCTCGCCGTCCACCACGAGGCGCGGCCGCGCGTAAGGGACAGGAACACAGAGGCCGTCGAAAGGCCCCGCCCGGGGACAGCGCCCGGGTCCGGGGCCTTTTCGCCGGTGAGGCGCGGCGATGATCTTCGCCGGCAGCACCCCGATCGACACACGAATCCCGTGTCTCGGCAACCCTTTACGGGAGAGAAGAGCCATGCGCATGTCATACGAACCAGGAATCCAGATGCGCGATCTGCGCCTCCGGTTCCGCCGCGAGGAGGTGGTGGCATGAGCGTTACCGTGACCGTCACAAAGAAGCAGGGGAACACGATGGGAACGGTGATCGCGAGGGTCGGCGATCAGCAGAACGTGGTTCGCGACGTCTACTTCTACGTCCGGGTGCTCGACAACGGCTCCAGCGAGCTTGGGCCGTACCCGCCGGACATCGTCAGGCGGCCCCTGCCCGGTGTATACGAGAAGGACGTCGTTCTCGACCCAACGTTCGAGACGATCGTGCGGACGGTAGTATTCAAGGACGATGGCACAGAAGTGACGGGAATCGCCGAGCAGTCGTTCGGCATCCGCACCGCTGCGGCGGGCGGCACGGGTGAAGTGCGCGTGAAGGACGCGAACACGGGTCCCACGCCAGCCGAGACTCTCGCGATCGAGGGCGCGACGGTGACCGTATCCAACCGCGTCGCCACGTTCAACCTTGGCGGGGCGCTCGCGAGCTACTACACGAAGGCGGAGAGCGATGGGCGCTATCCACTCGCCGCGCATACCCACCCGTACCTGCCGCTCGCCGGAGGGGTGATGAGCGAGCGGCTCGAGGTAGAAAAGAACACGGTGGACCCGAACTTCCGAACCGGGCACCTGGAGCTGCGCACCACGAACGGCAGCGCGGTGGCGGTGGGCTTTCACCGCTCCCTGTTCAGCGCCGTCACCCTTCGGCACGGGGTGTTGGGCGCGCTGGACCTGGTCGACCACAACGGTGCGTGGGCGCAGTACCGGGGCAGCAGCTTCTGGGCGGCGGGCAATCGCTTCCATGGCGGCGACGGCGCCTTCATCGACCTCACCAACGGCGCCGCCCAGTTCCTCACCAGCGGCGGCTCCTCCCTCCAGGGCCGCTTCGGTGGCCTGCTCGTAAGCGATTCCTACGGCGACGCACCGAGCGTTCCCTCACTCGGGATCTACTCGAAGGGGGGCGCGCGGCTCGGGCCGTACATCGACGTGGGGGTGGGTGCATCCAGCTCGACGATCCGGCGGCCGGACGGCGCGGCCCTGTACCTCCAGGCCGGTGTGCCCGGGGCGGTCAACATCGGCGATCCGGCGTCCCTGTACAAGCTGAACGTGCAGGGGGACGTGTACGCGCAGGGCGGCTGGCTCCGGACGAACGGCATCCATGGTTGGTACAACCAGACGCATGGGGGCGGAATCAACATGGAGGATGCTACCTGGGTGCGGGTCTACAACGGCAAGAGCTTCCTGGTCCCCGGCAACTTCAAGACATATGGCGCCATCTACGGCAGCGGAGCCGCCGTGCGGCTCAGCTCCGACGATTCGTACTGGTACGCCACAACCGCGAGCGGAATGCAGTTCTACGGGATGGACGGAGGGCGGAAGGGCTTCGTCTACCACGATCCGAGCGGCTTCGGCCTTCTCCACGGCGGGGGCGCCTGGGCGGTGCGGACCTGGCCCGGAGGCACGATGCTGTACGGATCCTCCCTTACCGATGAAGGCGGGAACCAGCTTGCCGCCATCAAGACCGTCACCGCGGCGCCGGACGCGGGTACGGCTGCGCGTGTCGGAACCCTGTACGTCCTGGTCGCATGAGCGGGGTCTATGTGCAAACGGGGCCGGCCTACGCGGGACTCCTGCTCAGGGCATGGGTGCAGGGTGAGACGGGCGTACGTCCGGCAAGGCGCATCTATCGGTTGGTGTCGATCACAACGACCTATCCAAACGGTCTCGACAATCCGGTCCTGGTCTACAACTGGGTGACCGAGGGCGGTGACATGGAGCGGCCGTGGCACACACCCGACGTGCCCACGCTCACACTCAACCCGCCGGACGCTCTGACCTCCAACGAATCGCGGGTGACACTCCAGAGCTATCAGGACCACGGGGACAAGAGGGAATGGTCTCGAATCGTGGAGTACGTGAATGCGGAGACCGGCGACTCCCTGGAGGTGGTGAGCCTCGGCAGGCACGAGGTGGCGGAAATCCGCTCCTGGCCCGAGTCAGGGACGAAGATCAAGGCGCGCGCCCGCTTCCAGAGCAACGCCGGATCGGGGGAGTGGAGCGCTTTCAGTAACACCGTCACGACATTCGAGGTCGCGCCGTTCGATCCAGGACCCGGCCCGGGCGCGTAACGGGACACCCCTTCCACCTCCGTGTGCCCACGCGACCACCGGCACGCAGGCGACGCATGATCGCAGGGGGCCCAGGAACTCACACCAACACGGGCGATGAATACGATGGAGATGACGACCGAGGAGCTCGGCCAGGCGTCGCGCGCGCTGGCGGAGCTGATGAAGGAGAGCCGCCCCTTCCGCCTGGGGCTCGCGCTGCGGCGGGTGGCGCGGCAGATCGAGCCCGCCGTGCAGGATGCGGCGGAGCTGGAGCGCGGCATCGTGGAGCGCCACGCGCGCCGCGACGAGCAGGGCGAGCCCGTGCCGGGCCGCGACGCCTCGGGAGAGGTGCAGCAGGGTACGGTGGAGATCACCGATCCCGCGGCCTTCCAAGCGGAGCTGGAGGCGCTCCGCCGCACGCGCATCAAGGTGCAGGTGGACCCGCTCACCCCGGAGGACTTCCGCGATCCGGGGCCCGACGTGGCGCCCTGGGTGCTGCTGGCCCTGGGCGAGCTGATCGACGACCGAACCCCCGCGGCGCAGTCGTAGGCGCCGCACCGCCGCGGTCCCTTGTGGCCGCGGTCCACACACCCCGATGGAGGATGAGATGACGCTGGCAACGCAGACGCTGGAAGTGATCGGGATCCGCCGCAAGGACGCGGATACCGTGACGGTGGAGCTGGGCACCGTGCAGAGCGGCGGCCCCGAGGGCGGCCCCACGCCGATGCCCTTCGGCAGCCACATCATCGAGGTGGCCGAGGCGGACACGCCCGAGCTCGGCACCCCGGTGACGCTGACCTTCGCCCTCCAGGCGTAAGGCCCCCGCGCGGAGCTCTCCGCGCGCCCCCACAATCCGACATCGGCCGGCAAAGGCCTCCTCCCGGCACAGCGCCCGGGCCCGGGGCCCTTTTTTGTGCCCCCACCCGTCCAGATTACCCGGTACGCAACAGATGAAGAAGGCCCGTGGAGGCCCCCCCGGCACAGCGTCCGGGAGCGGGGCCTCCGCTGCTTCACGAACCCACATTCCAGAGGACACGAAACATGAAATCGATTCGCGCGCGCCTGGCCGCGCTCGCCGCCGGCTACCTGCTGGCGCTCCTCACCACCAGCGGCCTGGCCGAGATCAGCCCCGAGCTTTCCGCCGAGGTGCATGCCTGGGTGGAGCACGGCTTCGAGCTGCTCTTCCTGCTCGGCTACGCTGTCATCCACCCCTGGCTGCAGAAGCGGTGGAACCCCACCGGCGCCTACACCGGCGAGGCCGCACGCAGGCTGGAGCACGTGGCCGGAGTCCAGCCGTAGACGCCACGCGGCGCAAACCAGCACACAAGCCAAGAGGGGCCCCCACCCGGCAGAGCGCCGGGGCGCGGGGCCCTTTTCGCGGCACCGACCAACCGAGGACGACCCATGAAGCAGAGACAGAAGATGTTCACCCTGGCGGCCGCGCTCGCCACCGGAGGCGCGCTCGCCACGGGGCTGCTGGCCGGCGATCCCGCGCCGCCGCAGGTGAGCGTGGCGGAGGTCAACCCCGGCACCAGCGTGGAGCGCGACCTCTGCCTGAGCATCTCGCTCGCGCCCGGCGCCGCATCCGAGTGCGGCGACCTGCGCCTGGCCCACGCGCTGCCCGCCGTGCGCACCCTCAATCGCGCCCGCGCACCCGTGCTCCTGTACAACAGCCAGCACGCGAGCCCGCACCCCATCGTGGCCGCGCACGTCACGCTGCCCAGCGGCAAGGACGGCCTCTCGCGCGTGGTGGCGACCCTCAAGGTCAACGGCACCCCGCGCGGGCAGGGGGTGTGGAGGGGGAGTGCCTGGCCGGACGTCACCGGCCCCGTGCGCATCGCGGTGGGCTACGACGCCGCCAGCGACTCCACCGGCCCGTACCGCTACACCCTGGAGGTGCGCGCCCACTACGGCGAGACCCTGCTCGCCGACACCGCCCGCGGAGAGCTGGTGGTGGTCAACCGCCGCGAGAGCGCGTTCGGCGCCGGGTGGTGGCTGGCGGGGCTGGAGCGGCTGGTGATGGACCCCTTCGGCAAGCCCGTGCTCTGGGTGGGCGGCGACGGCAGCACGCGCCGCTACACCAACGCCGGCGGCGGAGACGTGTGGGGGGCGCCATCGCTGGACCGCCCCGACAGCATCAAGCGTGAAGGCGAGAGGTGGGTGCGCATCCTGAGTGGCGGCGTCAAGGTGGAGTTCGATCCCACTGGGCGCCACATCGCCACCGTGAATCGCCTGCAGCACCGCACCGAGTTTCGCTACGACTCCGCGGGGCGCGTGGACACCGTGAGCATTCCTCGCTCGGAGCGCGGCTTCTCCTTCCAGTACGCCGTGGACGGGAAGCTGGAGAGCATGGAGTCGCCGGGCGCGGGGAGCGCGCGGCAGATCACGCACCTGCACCGCACGGGAGCGCGTGTGGACTCCATCCGTGATCCGGACGGCTCACGCATCCGCTTCGCCTACGCGGACGCCGCGCGTGCACTGGTGCCCACCTCTCGCGCGAACCCGGCTGGCGTGGCGACCTACTTCCGCTTCGATCATGCGGGACTGATCGCGGGGGCGCGGCTCGACCCGAACACCACCGACAGCATCGTGATGCGCCTGCGGGCCGTGGAAGGGCTGGGGCTCGCCAGCGCGTCGGGAACGGGTGCGATGGACACGGCGCGCGCGTACGCCCTCATCGACGGCCCGCGCACCGACGTGGGCGACAGCACCCGCCTATGGCTGAACCGCTGGGGCGCCCCGCGCCGCGTGGTGAACCCCCTCGGCCAGCAAGCCGTGCTGACGTACGGCGACGCCCGCTACCCCGTGCTCGTGACGGAAAGCCGGTCGCCCGGCGGGCTCGTATCACGTGCGTGGTACGACGCGCGTGGGCGTGTGGACTCCAGCACCGTGCTCTCGCCGTATGGTGACGGTCGCAACGCCACCACGCGCTACGCATGGGACGCGAAGTGGGACGTGGTGATCCGGACGGAGAGCCCCGAGGGCGTGCTGGCCAGCTTCGGCTACGACTCCATATCGGGTGACCTGATGTGGCAGCAGACGGGGGCCGATGCGTCGCAGGTCGATTCGACCCGGGTGGCGTACGGCTACGACCCCGTCACGCGCCTTGCCGCATCCGTTGCCGAAGCGGGCGCCACGCAGCCCTCCCGCTACGAGTACGACGGCCGTGGCAACCTGAGCGCGGTGGTGAGCCCGCTCGGATTCCGCACTGAATACCACTCCGACGCGCTCGGGCGCGACACGCTCGTCCTCACGCCCACCGACGCCGCCCAGACGCCCGGCCTGCGGGTGGCCACGCGCACCTGGTACGACGCCTCCGGCCGCGACTCGCTGACCCGCACCTACGGCCCTTCCCTCGGCGACCGCTACACCGGTGCGCGTACCCTCTGGGTGGAGACGCTGTACACCGAGGGGGGTCAGGTGCGGACCGTACGCCGCTGGGGCGTGCCGCAGCTCTCGCCCGACCACCCGACCCAGTTCATCCGCCGCTTCGAGTACGACGCCGCCGGGCGGGACACCGCCGAGTTCAATGAGGCGAATCACGCGGAGAAACGCCGCTACGATGCTGCCGGCAACGTGGTCTCGGTGCAGACCCGGCGCGGCCCCGTCGTCAGCATGCGCTACGACGTGCTGAATCGCCTCGTCCGCCGATCGACCGAGGCGCTGGAGAACCCTGAAATCGGTACCAGCGGGCACATGGCGGCGAGCTACCCGGCCTTCACCGACGGCTACCCGATCCCGGTGGAGGTGGACACGCTCGCGTACGACTCGATCGGCAACCTGGTGATGGCGGACAACCCGTATGCAAAGATCCGCCGCGGCTACCACCGGAACGGCAGCATCGCGTGGGACTCCACGTACCTGCGAAGCTGGGACGGCTCTCCCGGCGATCCGGCCTCCTTCGCGGCGCACGCGTATGGAATCGGCTACGGCTACGACCTGGACGGCCGCCGCAGCTGGCTGGAGTACCCCGCCAACCTCGCGCCCGGCGCGGAGAGTGGTGCTCCCAAGACGCGCGCGACCTACGAGTACACGCCCCGCACGGGGGCACTGGCGGCGGTCGTCAACGTGTTCGGCCACCGCCACGCCTTCCACTTCGACCGGGCCGCGAGGCTGCGCACCGCAATACCGGCCGACGGCAGCCGGGAGGTCTTCACCTACGACGCGGACGGACGTCTGCGGAGCCGCACCCACGCCTCCGCGGGCGGTTCGGTGTTCCGCAACGACACCATGCGCTATGACGCGCGCGCCAAACTACTCAGCGTGTGGATGCCGGGTGGCGGTCCGTCGTTCCGGTACGATGCGCTCGGCACGCTCGTGGAGGAGAAGCCGATCTACGAGACATCGAGCGACAAGTCGATGCGGAAGTACATCGTCGACGCGCTCGGGAACCGGGTGAAGGGATTCAACAAGTTCCAGGACTCGCTGAAATACGGGCTGGAGCAGAACGGCCGCGCCACGGGTTGGCACCATCCGTTCTACCCTGACAGCGGCACCGGCGAGTACATGGACGAGTCGGACACCTTCGCCGACGCGAACGGGAGCGAGTTCTGGACGGAGAGCGTCTCGGGCGGGCCGAACCAGTTCAACATCGAGCAGGCGATGTCGTTCTACGACGGGCGCGACAAGCTCCGCGCCGTGGATCGCCGCGCCTGCCCCTGGGTCGCGGATACCAAAGCCGTGGGAACGCCGCCGGACGATTACGAGCCGGGCTGGGCCGCGTACGAGCGCGTGCTCGGCAAGTGTGACCCGCAGGTGGTACTCGCACCCGAACGGTACGGCGGCCTGGAGGAGTACCGCTACGATGCGCTGGGCCGCCGCATTGCGGTGCGATTCCGTCCCGAAGCCGCATGCGCCGCCTGCGCGACTCTGAAGATGCAGCACCTCACGCGCTACGTGTGGGACGGCGACCAGGTGCTCTACGAGGTGCGCAGCCCCGACGAGAGCGACCACCCGCAAGACTCGCCCAGCACCGCTGCGTACGGCCGGGTCGGTTACACGCACGGCGGGGTGATCGACGCGCCGCTCGACCTGATCCGCATCGGACATGCGGGCGACACCGCGACCGTCGTCGTGCCGCATCGGACCGCGCTGGGCCAGCACGACCGCGGAGCGCGCATCGCCGGCCCCGACGTAGCGATCAACTGGCCCGGCGCCCAGTGGAACGCCTTCCGCAAGCCGATGGACCCTTACCCCAAGCCGGGCGGGTGGGCCGGAAGCCTGATCACGGGTGCCGCGGACCAGTCCGGTCTGCAGTACATGCGCAATCGCTACTACGATGCGCGCACCGGCCAGTTCACGCAGCAGGACCCCATCGGTTTGGCCGGAGGGCTCAACACCTACGGCTTTGCCAATGGTGACCCAGTCACATATAGTGATCCTTACGGCTTGCTGGGCGATACGATCCCTCGTGGCTTCAAACCCACTCCCACGAATCCGCGTCCTGGGGTATTCCGCCCAGGCAATGGGGGCGGTATTGAGCCTGCGTCCTGGTATCAGGATCCGTTGAGCGCAGCGGAGGTCATCGTCACTGCTGGAGCTGGACCGGCTGCCCAGGGAAGCAAGTACGCAATTTCGCGCCAGGCGTCCCGGTACGCAGCCCGCCAGGCAGCCAAACAGGCGGGACGTGCCACGCCAACTGCGATTGAGGCGGCTAGTTCACCCGGACTCCTCTCGCGGGGGATGAGCACTGCCCGGCAATCCGGGCCGCAGTTTGTCAGAGGCTTCGGCGAAGGATTCGTGGATGCTGCTTCTCAGGGCGGCTACACGCCAGTAGACCTTCGCGATCCGGCTCCATTGCGCTGGGGCAAGATCACTGGCCAGGCGGCATACCAGTTCTTCGACAGGGTCAAAGAGAGATTCTAGGGAGCACCAGTTCGCACCATATCGGCACAGGAACATTTACACCTGATCGAAGGGTTCGCTCACCCACACGCGTAGCTGCTATGAACTGGGTCCTGATCATTTTGGCTGGGCTGCTCGGACTGAGTGGGCTGGGAGTGCTCGCCGCGTGGATGATGATTCCACGTCGCATTCCGATCACCTCCGCAGCGACCCTCCACCCCGTGTTGGAGGAGCTACTTTCTACCCCCGATCCGCGGGGCCACATTTTCGTTCGCGTGGAGCGTGGTCCCGAGTCGCTGCAGTTTCACCGACGTGAGACAGAACGGGCAGGTGCGCGCGTATATTTGGAGTACCCTGTCGCAGCCTGGTCCGAGCCTTACCGCGATACTGTGCGCATGTGCGCCTTCCAAACGGGATGCTCTGTTTCTTTGCGGAGCGGCGACCGACCGGCTACTGTTGTGGACTGTGGAACCGACATGGCTCGCGCAAGTGAGTTCGCTTGGCGACTGCTCATCGAGGCATACGATGTAGGAGCGGGGAAAGCGGTTCTGGCGTACCTTCTGTATCGAGCTTAGGAAAGAACCACAGGACATTACAGCGGAAACATTGGGGCTGTCGATCAACGCACGGGGAGCTTGGCCGGATGGCTGGGCTCCCCGACTACTATGGTTGACACACCACCCGTTTTGCGGATTGGAGGAGCACCGCTACAGGCGCTGGGGCCGCCGCATCGAGGTACGCTTCCGCCCCGACCCGCGTGCACCGCCTGCGCGACTCTGAAGATGCAGCACCTCACGCGCTACGTGTGGGATGGCGACCAGGTGCTCTACGAGGTCCGCAGCCCGGACGAAAGCGATCACCCAACGGACAGTCCATCCTCCGCCGCATACGGCCGGGCCGGCTACACGCACGGCGGGGTGATCGATGCGCCGCTCGACCTGATCCGCATGGGGCACGCCGGCGACACCGCGACCGTCGTCGTGCCGCATCGGACCGCGCTGGGCCGGCACGACCGCGGAGCGCGCATCGCCGGCCCCGACGTGGCGATCAACTGGCCCGGCGCACACTGGAACGCCTTCCGCAAGCCGATGGACCCTTCCCCCAAGCCAGGAGGGTGGGCCGGGAGCCTCATCACCGGGTCTGCGGACCAGTCGGGTCTGCAGTACATGCGCAACCGCTACTATGACCCGCGCACCGGGCAGTTCACGCAGCAGGACCCCATCGGCCTGGCCGGAGGGCTGAACACCTACGGCTTTGCCGATGGCGATCCGGTCACCACTCCACACCATGCCGCCACTCAGGCACAACGGCGTGCCGGTGGGGGCACTTATGGCGCAGAGCGGAGGATCGGGTACCGTGCTCTGCGAACCGCTGGGTTGAGCGCCGACGAGGCTCGCGCCAATATCGTCCGGGCCGATCACTACTTCAATTCGCTCGGCGTCCAGACATCGACACCAACCCGCATCCCAGGCAATCGCCCCCGATGAGTAAAACGGCCATTCAAAGAACAGTCGAAGTGCTAGTCGGCCTGCTCGCGAGTGAGAACTACGCCGAGATTGAGTCGATGACGGCCGGCACCCGGATGAGCAAGCAAGATATTGCCGGTTCCGTCGCGGAGTACGGACGCACTATTGTCGTTCCTCCAACTACGGCTTACGAACAGCTCGATAGCATTGAGGTCACCGCCGCGTCGTCACGCACCTGGTCAGTGACCATGCCGCTCTGGACCGTGGAGGAGGGTAGATCCGACCTAACCATGGAATTGACGCTAGTCGAGCAGTCCGATGGTACACTGAAGGTGGAGTTGGACAACCTCCACGTACTGTGAGAGGAAGTTATCGAGCTTTCTTCCATGCTGCGGCATTGGAGGTAAACAACGTAATGCGGGAGCCGCAACGGTGAACCCGAGTGTCTGAATTGGCAGCGGCGCCAACACCGGATTGGGGCCCACCGACCTCGGAGTACCCGTGTTAGCTTGCGATAATATCGACGGACAGTGACTCGCAAGTCACTCTTAAGCACGCACGGCACGGGGACGTAGGCGAGGGCACGTGCAGCGCTCCAGGCTCGCTGACGCCACGGAGGGGCAAAGGCCTCCTCCCGGCACAGCGCCCGGGACCGGGGCCCTTCTTTGTGCCCCCACCCGCCCGGATCACCCGGATCGCACGCAGCCGCGTGCATCAAAAGTTAAATAAGGCCCGCGGAGGCCCCGCCCGGCACAGCGCCCGGGTAGCGGGCCTCCGCCGCTTCACGAACCCACATTCCGGAGGACACGAAACATGAAATCGATTCGCGCGCGCCTGGCCGCGCTCGCCGCCGGCTACCTGCTGGCGCTCCTCTCCACCAGCGGCCTGGACGAGATCAGCCCCGAACTCTCCGCGCAGCTGCACGCCTGGATGGAGCACGGCTTCGAGCTGCTCTTCCTGCTCGGCTACGCCGTCAGAAGCGGTGGAACCCCACCGGCGCCTACACCGGCGAGGCCGCACGCAGGCTGGAGCACGTGGCCGGAGTCCAGCCGTAGGCATCACCTGGCGTAGTCAGCACACAATCCAAGAAGGGCCCCCACCCGGCAGA is part of the Longimicrobium sp. genome and harbors:
- a CDS encoding RHS repeat-associated core domain-containing protein, with protein sequence MQHLTRYVWDGDQVLYEVRSPDESDHPTDSPSSAAYGRAGYTHGGVIDAPLDLIRMGHAGDTATVVVPHRTALGRHDRGARIAGPDVAINWPGAHWNAFRKPMDPSPKPGGWAGSLITGSADQSGLQYMRNRYYDPRTGQFTQQDPIGLAGGLNTYGFADGDPVTTPHHAATQAQRRAGGGTYGAERRIGYRALRTAGLSADEARANIVRADHYFNSLGVQTSTPTRIPGNRPR